The following are from one region of the Gammaproteobacteria bacterium genome:
- a CDS encoding type IV pilus twitching motility protein PilT, with product MSRVDAFLELLVKQSGSDLHLVSGNPPRIRLYGEIHPIKYRELTESETEDLLFEIMPQRVKTVLAEKGGADFSYQLPDVARFRVNVFRHLGGIGAVFRAIPNQITPLEELRMPAVLKTLARQRKGLILVAGPTGSGKSTTLAAIIDFINRERKGHIITIEDPVEHLHSNKTCLMSQRELGDHTEGFAQALRSALREDPDVILVGEMRDLETISLAVTAAEMGILILATLHTNGAAAAIDRIINVFPPGEEPYIRTMLSTSLCGVISQQLVKTADNRGRLAAVETLINNSAASNMIREGKTEQLENVIQAGALQGMQTIDTALRRLLDEKLITGEEAYRKARQKSNFEQYREHDESLKPITRQ from the coding sequence ATGAGCCGCGTCGACGCCTTTCTGGAGCTGCTGGTCAAACAGTCCGGCTCCGACCTGCACCTGGTTTCAGGCAATCCCCCGCGGATACGCCTGTACGGCGAGATCCACCCCATCAAATACCGCGAACTGACCGAGAGCGAAACCGAAGACCTGCTGTTCGAGATCATGCCGCAACGGGTCAAAACGGTGTTGGCCGAAAAGGGCGGGGCCGATTTTTCCTACCAGCTGCCCGATGTGGCCCGTTTTCGCGTCAATGTGTTTCGCCACCTCGGCGGCATTGGCGCGGTGTTCCGGGCCATCCCCAACCAGATCACGCCCCTGGAGGAGCTGCGCATGCCGGCGGTGCTGAAGACCCTGGCCCGCCAGCGCAAGGGGCTGATTCTGGTGGCCGGCCCCACCGGCTCGGGCAAATCCACCACCCTCGCGGCGATCATCGACTTCATCAATCGGGAGCGCAAAGGCCACATCATCACCATCGAAGACCCGGTGGAACACCTGCACAGCAACAAGACCTGCCTGATGAGCCAGCGGGAGCTGGGCGATCACACCGAGGGCTTCGCCCAGGCGCTGCGTTCCGCCCTGCGCGAGGACCCCGACGTGATCCTGGTGGGAGAAATGCGCGACCTGGAGACCATCAGCCTGGCCGTGACCGCCGCCGAGATGGGTATCCTGATCCTCGCGACCCTGCACACCAATGGCGCCGCCGCCGCCATCGACCGGATCATCAACGTCTTCCCGCCGGGCGAAGAACCCTATATCCGCACCATGCTGTCCACCTCGCTGTGCGGGGTGATCTCCCAGCAACTGGTAAAAACGGCCGATAATCGTGGCAGACTTGCAGCGGTAGAGACTCTGATTAATAATTCCGCTGCGTCGAACATGATCCGCGAGGGGAAAACCGAGCAGCTGGAGAACGTGATTCAGGCCGGGGCGCTACAGGGGATGCAGACGATCGACACCGCGCTACGCCGCCTGCTCGATGAAAAATTGATTACCGGCGAAGAGGCCTACCGAAAGGCCCGCCAGAAATCAAACTTTGAACAATATAGGGAACACGATGAATCACTCAAGCCGATCACCCGCCAATGA
- the fliI gene encoding flagellar protein export ATPase FliI, translating into MGDSIHDSDDTLSAVNRSGLWAKRLAAVERLVDRPKLIVEGHLTRMVGLTLEAVGCHAPVGSRCLVEGPDGTDIEAEVVGFSGEKLYLMPVGRMHGILPNARVVPSKEVYDVAVGPELLGRVLDGAGNPLDGKGAISTSDRVPLAGRAINPLARQPIREKLDVGIRAINALLSVGRGQRMGLFAGSGVGKSVLLGMMTKYTTADVIVVGLIGERGREVKEFIENILGEEGMSRAVVVASPADDAPVLRLHGATLATRIAEYFRDQGLNVLLLMDSLTRYAQAQREVALAIGEPPATKGYPPSVFAKIPQLVERAGNGDTGGGSITAFYTVLTEGDDQQDPIADAARAILDGHIVLSRELADSGHYPAIDVEASISRAMTEITTPEHQDATRQFKQWYSTYRQHRDLISVGAYRPGSDARVDEAVALYPQLSEFLQQGITEAVSLEASIAELESLRSIEIVTANKVPAMQKSSAQQTLPAGANPYAK; encoded by the coding sequence ATGGGCGACTCCATCCATGACAGTGATGACACGCTCAGTGCGGTCAACCGCAGTGGGCTGTGGGCCAAACGTCTTGCCGCGGTGGAGCGGCTGGTTGATCGTCCAAAGCTGATCGTCGAAGGCCATCTGACGCGGATGGTCGGCCTCACCCTGGAGGCCGTTGGTTGCCATGCCCCTGTGGGTTCGCGCTGCCTGGTGGAGGGGCCTGACGGTACGGACATCGAGGCAGAGGTGGTCGGGTTTTCCGGTGAAAAACTCTATTTAATGCCCGTCGGGCGCATGCACGGCATTCTGCCAAACGCCCGCGTTGTGCCCAGCAAGGAAGTATATGATGTCGCCGTCGGCCCTGAACTATTGGGGCGCGTGCTGGACGGCGCGGGCAATCCTCTGGACGGGAAGGGGGCCATCAGCACCAGTGACCGTGTGCCGTTGGCGGGGCGTGCCATCAATCCGCTGGCGCGGCAGCCGATTCGCGAGAAACTGGATGTAGGTATCCGTGCGATCAATGCCCTGTTGAGTGTGGGGCGCGGTCAACGCATGGGTCTGTTTGCGGGTAGTGGTGTGGGTAAAAGCGTGCTGCTTGGCATGATGACAAAATACACCACGGCGGATGTGATCGTGGTTGGGCTGATCGGTGAACGCGGTCGCGAAGTCAAGGAATTCATTGAAAACATTCTGGGCGAGGAAGGCATGTCGCGCGCCGTGGTGGTGGCATCACCGGCGGATGACGCCCCGGTTTTACGCCTGCATGGCGCCACCCTGGCGACACGTATCGCGGAATATTTCCGGGACCAGGGACTCAATGTACTTTTGTTGATGGACTCCCTGACGCGCTATGCCCAGGCACAGCGTGAGGTGGCACTGGCGATTGGCGAGCCACCGGCTACTAAAGGTTATCCACCTTCTGTGTTTGCGAAAATTCCGCAGCTGGTGGAGCGGGCCGGTAACGGTGATACGGGCGGTGGTTCGATCACGGCATTCTATACCGTGTTGACGGAGGGGGATGATCAGCAGGACCCGATTGCGGATGCGGCGCGTGCGATTCTCGATGGGCATATCGTGTTGTCACGTGAGCTGGCGGATTCCGGCCACTATCCTGCGATTGATGTCGAGGCCTCCATCAGTCGCGCCATGACGGAGATCACCACGCCGGAACACCAGGATGCCACGCGTCAGTTCAAGCAGTGGTATTCAACCTACCGTCAGCACCGGGATCTCATTAGCGTTGGCGCCTACCGACCGGGCAGCGATGCGCGTGTTGATGAGGCGGTGGCGCTGTATCCGCAGTTATCCGAATTCCTGCAACAAGGTATTACCGAGGCGGTGTCGCTCGAGGCCAGTATCGCGGAGCTGGAGTCGCTGCGCTCGATAGAAATTGTGACGGCGAACAAGGTGCCGGCAATGCAGAAATCCTCCGCGCAACAGACCCTGCCGGCGGGTGCCAATCCGTACGCAAAATAG
- a CDS encoding FHA domain-containing protein, which translates to MNSKLILTLDGEIINEYALDRAHLSIGRKHGNDIQLNDLTVSGRHAMISSSLPEQVFAEDLGSTNGTLVNGNHIKKTSLQHGDIIQVGHHQFTFLNEGEARYEPTMFIKAELDDTQMVLPDWESRAETIKGQPLAGLRTLNGPLARTVMELRKPFSTLGFQGHKLALISRGLNSYSISPVHASKHRRGTDTPLLNGEPLGALPVELKPDDTISIAGFEVAFYYIH; encoded by the coding sequence ATGAACAGTAAACTCATCCTGACCCTGGATGGCGAAATCATCAATGAATATGCGCTCGATCGCGCACATCTCAGCATTGGCCGGAAACACGGTAATGACATCCAGCTCAATGACCTGACCGTCAGTGGCCGTCATGCCATGATCAGTTCATCACTGCCGGAGCAGGTGTTTGCCGAAGACCTGGGCAGCACCAACGGCACCCTGGTCAATGGCAATCACATCAAAAAGACCTCGCTGCAACACGGCGACATCATTCAGGTGGGACACCACCAGTTCACGTTTCTGAATGAGGGCGAGGCCCGCTATGAGCCCACCATGTTTATCAAGGCCGAGTTGGATGATACGCAGATGGTATTGCCCGACTGGGAGTCCCGCGCCGAGACCATCAAGGGTCAGCCGCTGGCGGGTCTACGAACCTTGAACGGTCCCCTTGCCCGTACCGTGATGGAACTGCGTAAACCGTTCAGTACCCTCGGCTTCCAGGGCCACAAACTGGCGCTGATCAGCCGGGGCTTAAACAGCTATTCCATCAGCCCGGTGCATGCCTCCAAGCATCGCCGCGGCACAGACACCCCCTTACTCAACGGCGAACCTCTTGGTGCATTGCCCGTCGAGCTCAAGCCCGACGACACCATCAGCATCGCCGGCTTTGAAGTGGCGTTTTATTACATCCATTAG
- the fliF gene encoding flagellar basal-body MS-ring/collar protein FliF yields MALVKAEEVSAGFTGLSGLHAFRQIGIMLGLAASVALGVTIVLWSWAPSFGVLYGALEEQDVSTVLDALQQNGFEAKLDQATGAILVPTSSIHDARIKLASMGLPKGVSAGFDALDEKNNFGVSQFMEKARYQRALEIELARTISSLSNVKNARVHLAVPQQSVFVRNRKNASASVVVNLFPGRNLDEGQVSSIMHMVSSSVADMNISNVTIVDQRGNLLSRGESTQKMAKTGAQFEYASRLENSYIDRIERLLTPILGSESVRAQVTADIDFTMSEQTQESFNPDTPALRSNQTLVEQSSGGSMNGGIPGALSNQPPGAATAPELVNGGVEGGVNGGANGSSNSHRKEIKNYELDKTISHTRFSMGRLRRLSVAVVVDDSLITAADGSLTRTQRTPEELDRLSNLVKEAVGFNAQRGDTLNIMNSSFTMPVTPEELPEVPLWEQGWAQDVAKKSLGALLVMLLLFGVLKPILRQLATQSKMMPVAAFGNNERAMSDDTLTLGAKPENLAIKAPGSYEQNLLTANAAVEQDPKLVAQVVKNWVASDG; encoded by the coding sequence ATGGCACTGGTAAAAGCCGAAGAAGTATCCGCGGGGTTCACTGGTTTGAGTGGCCTGCATGCCTTCCGACAGATCGGGATCATGCTGGGCCTTGCCGCCAGCGTCGCCCTGGGCGTTACGATTGTGCTCTGGTCATGGGCGCCCAGTTTTGGCGTGCTGTACGGCGCGCTTGAAGAGCAGGATGTCAGCACGGTGCTGGATGCACTTCAGCAGAACGGGTTTGAGGCAAAACTGGATCAGGCGACAGGGGCGATTCTGGTGCCCACCAGCAGTATTCATGATGCACGAATCAAGCTGGCGTCGATGGGACTGCCAAAAGGCGTGAGTGCCGGTTTTGACGCGCTGGACGAAAAAAATAATTTTGGCGTTTCGCAATTTATGGAAAAGGCGCGTTACCAGCGCGCGCTGGAGATTGAACTGGCGCGGACCATCTCCAGCCTGAGCAATGTCAAAAATGCCAGAGTGCATCTGGCGGTGCCACAGCAGTCAGTGTTTGTGCGCAATCGAAAGAATGCGAGTGCCTCCGTGGTGGTCAACCTGTTTCCGGGAAGAAACCTGGATGAAGGGCAGGTGTCATCGATTATGCACATGGTCTCATCCAGTGTTGCGGATATGAATATCTCGAACGTCACTATCGTGGACCAACGAGGCAACCTGCTGTCGCGTGGTGAATCGACCCAGAAGATGGCAAAGACCGGCGCACAGTTTGAGTATGCCAGCCGGCTGGAAAACAGTTATATCGATCGCATCGAGCGCCTGCTCACACCGATTCTGGGTTCGGAGTCCGTTCGCGCACAGGTGACCGCGGATATCGATTTCACCATGAGTGAGCAGACCCAGGAGAGCTTTAACCCGGATACCCCGGCCCTGCGGAGTAATCAGACCCTGGTCGAGCAGTCATCGGGTGGCAGCATGAATGGCGGGATTCCTGGTGCCTTGTCCAACCAGCCTCCGGGCGCGGCGACCGCACCAGAGCTTGTCAATGGGGGTGTCGAGGGTGGCGTTAACGGCGGCGCAAATGGTTCCAGCAACTCGCATCGCAAGGAAATCAAAAACTACGAACTGGACAAGACGATCAGCCATACCCGTTTTTCCATGGGGCGTCTCCGCCGCCTCTCAGTCGCCGTGGTGGTGGATGATTCCCTGATAACGGCGGCCGATGGTTCGTTGACCCGGACACAGCGCACGCCGGAAGAGCTGGATCGACTGAGCAATCTGGTCAAGGAGGCGGTCGGCTTTAATGCCCAGCGTGGTGATACCCTGAACATCATGAATTCATCCTTCACCATGCCTGTTACGCCGGAAGAGCTACCGGAAGTGCCTCTCTGGGAGCAGGGCTGGGCGCAGGATGTTGCCAAGAAATCCCTGGGTGCATTGTTGGTGATGTTGTTATTGTTCGGTGTGCTCAAGCCTATCCTGAGGCAGCTGGCCACCCAGTCCAAGATGATGCCGGTCGCTGCATTTGGTAATAATGAACGGGCGATGTCTGACGATACGCTGACGCTGGGTGCGAAACCCGAAAACCTCGCCATCAAGGCGCCGGGCAGTTATGAGCAAAATCTGCTAACGGCAAACGCGGCCGTTGAGCAGGATCCAAAACTAGTGGCGCAGGTTGTTAAAAACTGGGTGGCATCGGATGGCTGA
- the fliE gene encoding flagellar hook-basal body complex protein FliE yields MNEIDTSQLITQMRAMAAAAQGTPQLQESGPAGSDFSSMLMKSINSVNEVQQEAGRLGDAFVMGDPAVSLAEVMIAKQKSGIAFEATLQVRNKLLGAYKEIMAMQV; encoded by the coding sequence TCGATACCAGTCAATTGATCACCCAGATGCGGGCCATGGCCGCGGCGGCGCAGGGTACGCCGCAACTACAGGAGAGTGGCCCCGCCGGCAGTGACTTTAGTTCAATGCTGATGAAGAGCATCAACAGTGTCAATGAAGTCCAGCAGGAGGCCGGGCGGCTAGGCGATGCCTTTGTGATGGGTGATCCAGCCGTCAGCCTTGCCGAGGTGATGATCGCGAAACAGAAATCGGGCATCGCCTTTGAGGCGACGCTTCAGGTTAGAAATAAACTGTTGGGCGCCTACAAGGAAATCATGGCAATGCAGGTTTAG
- a CDS encoding FHA domain-containing protein has translation MNHSSRSPANDRRTHAPVSLHSGRDAASPGVSPEAGQVGDVAARAPEARRRLILTLEGKIIREIPVTGRPISIGRKHDNDIQLNDLTLSGRHAQISSVPDYVFIEDLGSTNGTLVNGNHVKKVALEHGDIVQIGHHQLTYMQESENSYEPTMFIKAEFDETQFIYADDIATHVVKGLPLGGFRTVGGPGTKCVMELRKTYNTIGFQGKRVALITRGTGGYYITSVAGTRSRRTSDIPLLNNAVINTELTLLKENDIINIAGFEVQFYFLN, from the coding sequence ATGAATCACTCAAGCCGATCACCCGCCAATGACAGACGGACCCATGCACCGGTCTCCCTCCACAGCGGGCGGGATGCGGCCTCTCCCGGCGTGTCGCCGGAAGCGGGACAGGTCGGTGACGTCGCCGCCCGCGCCCCTGAGGCGCGGCGTCGACTGATCCTCACCCTGGAAGGCAAGATCATCCGCGAAATTCCCGTTACCGGCCGTCCCATCAGCATCGGGCGCAAACATGACAACGACATTCAGCTGAATGACCTGACCCTGAGCGGACGGCATGCGCAGATCTCCAGCGTGCCCGATTATGTCTTTATCGAAGACCTGGGCAGCACCAACGGCACCCTGGTCAACGGCAATCACGTGAAGAAGGTGGCGCTGGAACACGGCGACATTGTCCAGATCGGCCACCACCAGTTGACCTATATGCAGGAGTCGGAGAACAGCTACGAACCCACCATGTTCATCAAGGCCGAATTCGACGAGACGCAGTTCATCTATGCCGACGACATCGCCACCCACGTGGTCAAGGGACTGCCACTGGGCGGATTCCGGACCGTGGGTGGCCCCGGCACAAAGTGTGTGATGGAGCTGCGTAAAACCTACAACACGATCGGCTTTCAGGGTAAGCGCGTGGCACTGATCACCCGTGGCACCGGCGGCTATTACATCACCTCCGTTGCCGGCACCCGCAGTCGTAGAACCTCCGACATACCCCTGCTGAACAATGCCGTTATCAACACCGAACTGACGCTGCTAAAGGAAAACGACATTATCAACATCGCCGGCTTTGAGGTGCAGTTTTATTTTTTAAACTAG
- a CDS encoding PilT/PilU family type 4a pilus ATPase: protein MARIDAFLKLGREQGCTDIHFAVGMPPLLRSMGELLPIKYRELSEQELASLIDDIIDPQQRAQFENGKDIDFAYQSHEVGRFRVSLFRKTSGIGAAFRLVNTDIPSLDDLGMPPAVAKFIDTHQGLVLVTGATGTGKSTTLASMLDLLNRTRRLNIITLEDPIEHIHHSQKSLVVQREIGTHVNSFANGLRAALREDPDVILVGELRDPETILMAMTAAETGHLVLGTLHTTSATKTIDRIIDATPTAQKAQASNFLAQHLRGVISQKLVKSPDGRSRKAIVEVFINTPAIANLINTGKIFQIPSILQTGRDKGMQTMDQALLEAVQNKTIDPDEAYLHATDKQQFQRFVTNPELLPQVNLAIS, encoded by the coding sequence ATGGCCAGAATTGACGCCTTTTTGAAGCTCGGCCGTGAACAGGGTTGCACCGATATCCACTTCGCAGTGGGCATGCCGCCGCTGCTGCGCAGCATGGGCGAGCTGCTGCCCATCAAGTATCGCGAACTCTCCGAACAGGAGCTGGCGAGTCTGATCGATGACATCATCGACCCGCAACAGAGGGCGCAGTTCGAGAACGGCAAGGACATCGATTTTGCCTACCAGAGCCATGAGGTCGGGCGCTTTCGGGTCAGCCTGTTTCGTAAAACCAGCGGCATCGGTGCGGCCTTTCGACTGGTCAACACCGACATCCCCAGTCTGGACGATCTGGGCATGCCGCCGGCGGTGGCCAAATTTATTGACACCCATCAGGGCCTGGTGCTGGTCACCGGCGCCACCGGCACCGGCAAGTCCACCACCCTCGCCTCGATGCTGGACCTGCTAAACCGCACCCGGCGCCTGAACATCATTACCCTGGAAGACCCCATCGAGCACATCCACCACAGCCAGAAATCGCTGGTGGTGCAACGGGAGATCGGCACCCATGTGAACAGCTTTGCCAACGGTCTGAGAGCGGCGCTGCGCGAGGACCCCGACGTGATCCTGGTCGGCGAGCTACGCGACCCCGAGACCATCCTGATGGCGATGACCGCCGCCGAGACCGGCCACCTGGTACTGGGGACCCTGCACACCACCTCCGCCACCAAAACCATTGACCGGATTATCGATGCCACACCGACCGCGCAAAAGGCCCAGGCGAGTAACTTTCTCGCCCAGCACCTGCGCGGCGTGATCAGCCAGAAACTGGTCAAGAGCCCCGACGGGCGCAGCCGCAAGGCCATCGTCGAGGTGTTTATCAATACCCCCGCGATCGCCAATCTCATCAATACCGGCAAGATCTTCCAGATCCCCTCGATCCTGCAGACCGGGCGCGACAAGGGCATGCAGACCATGGATCAGGCCCTGCTGGAGGCGGTGCAGAACAAGACCATCGATCCCGATGAGGCCTATCTGCACGCCACCGACAAACAGCAATTCCAGCGCTTCGTGACCAACCCCGAGCTGCTGCCCCAGGTCAACCTGGCGATCAGCTGA
- the fliG gene encoding flagellar motor switch protein FliG, with the protein MADQKNNEVRGVDRAAILLMSLGEASASEVLKHMDPKEVQTLGAAMAQLKNVTRGQVTSVLNEFCTTVLEETGLGLGTDEYVRTVLRKALGDDKADNIIDRILQGGNTKGLETLKWMDSRAVAEIIRLEHPQIIAIVLSYLEPDQSAEVLSLFPEKIRVDVLMRIATLDGIQPAALNELNDIMEKQFTGKNNVKSSSVGGIKAAANILNFIDSALEGELMDSVKEIDADLGQNIQDLMFVFDNLNAVDDRDIQTILREISSESLVLALKGTDDELKEKIFRNMSKRAAEMLRDDLEAKGPVRLSEVEGAQKEILSVARRLADAGDIALGGSGGEEYV; encoded by the coding sequence ATGGCTGATCAAAAAAATAATGAGGTACGTGGTGTTGATCGTGCCGCGATACTGTTAATGAGTCTCGGTGAGGCGTCGGCCTCGGAAGTGTTGAAACACATGGACCCCAAGGAGGTGCAAACCCTGGGTGCAGCGATGGCGCAGCTAAAGAATGTAACCCGCGGCCAGGTGACGTCGGTGCTGAACGAATTCTGCACCACGGTCCTGGAAGAGACCGGTCTGGGCCTGGGCACGGACGAATATGTGCGCACGGTGCTGAGAAAGGCGTTGGGCGATGACAAGGCGGATAATATCATCGATCGGATTTTACAGGGTGGAAATACCAAAGGTCTGGAAACCCTCAAGTGGATGGACTCGCGGGCGGTTGCCGAGATTATTCGTCTGGAGCATCCGCAGATCATTGCCATTGTGCTGTCCTATCTTGAGCCCGACCAGTCCGCCGAAGTGCTGTCGCTGTTTCCCGAAAAGATTCGCGTTGACGTGCTGATGCGTATCGCCACGCTGGATGGCATCCAGCCAGCTGCGCTGAATGAGCTGAATGACATTATGGAGAAACAGTTTACCGGCAAGAACAATGTCAAATCGTCCAGCGTTGGCGGCATCAAGGCAGCGGCAAATATTCTCAACTTCATCGATAGTGCGCTGGAAGGTGAACTGATGGACAGCGTGAAGGAGATCGATGCCGACCTGGGTCAGAATATTCAGGACCTGATGTTTGTGTTTGACAACCTCAATGCCGTCGATGACCGTGATATCCAGACCATTCTGCGGGAGATCTCATCCGAGTCGCTGGTGCTTGCCCTCAAGGGAACGGATGATGAACTGAAGGAGAAGATTTTCCGCAACATGTCAAAACGCGCGGCCGAAATGCTGCGTGACGACCTTGAGGCGAAGGGCCCGGTGCGCCTGAGTGAAGTGGAGGGCGCACAGAAAGAAATACTTTCCGTTGCCCGCCGTCTGGCGGATGCCGGTGATATTGCGCTCGGTGGTTCGGGTGGCGAGGAGTACGTGTAA
- a CDS encoding flagellar assembly protein FliH produces the protein MTSRVIPRDAAHGFECWDLPIVEDVSAAVKDARHGKAPGLMTAEQIERIQKQAYKEAYDAGFQKGRQEGMASGKAEIATKEKLLTTMLDSLSHPLDRLDEAVEQQLVSLALSIARQLVRRELKADPGQVVGVVREALAVLPIGSQDVKVCLHPDDVLLMRESIAQSGADQNWSLVEDPSLMRGDCRILTRVSQIEATLEKRLTAVVAPLLADARGRDATPAAPADDE, from the coding sequence ATGACCTCCAGGGTAATACCCCGCGATGCTGCGCACGGCTTTGAATGCTGGGATCTGCCGATCGTTGAAGATGTCTCCGCCGCCGTAAAGGATGCCCGTCATGGCAAGGCGCCGGGCCTGATGACGGCAGAGCAGATCGAACGTATTCAGAAGCAGGCCTACAAGGAAGCATACGATGCCGGTTTTCAGAAGGGCCGGCAGGAAGGCATGGCATCCGGCAAGGCGGAAATCGCCACCAAGGAAAAATTATTAACCACGATGCTCGATTCACTCAGTCATCCGCTTGATCGGCTGGATGAAGCGGTTGAACAGCAGCTGGTAAGCCTTGCGCTGTCTATTGCCAGACAGTTGGTGCGGCGTGAGCTCAAGGCGGACCCAGGCCAGGTCGTCGGTGTGGTTCGCGAGGCCCTGGCGGTGCTCCCCATCGGTTCACAGGATGTCAAAGTCTGTCTGCACCCGGATGATGTGCTGCTGATGCGTGAGTCGATCGCGCAGTCAGGCGCCGACCAAAACTGGTCGTTGGTGGAAGACCCCAGCCTGATGCGTGGTGATTGCAGAATTCTCACCAGGGTGTCGCAGATTGAGGCGACGCTGGAAAAGCGACTGACTGCGGTGGTCGCGCCGTTGCTGGCCGACGCGCGGGGCCGCGATGCGACACCTGCCGCGCCGGCGGACGACGAATAA